From the Bdellovibrio sp. ArHS genome, one window contains:
- a CDS encoding transposase — protein sequence MNWAYKNNIAIEYIQPGKPVQNAFIESFNSRFRDECLNEELFLDLADAKKKIEKWRKYYNEERPRSSIGAKTPNAFEEEFEINDAGPLKKKVG from the coding sequence ATGAACTGGGCATATAAAAATAATATTGCGATAGAATATATTCAGCCAGGAAAACCCGTGCAGAACGCATTCATTGAATCTTTCAATTCAAGATTCCGTGATGAGTGTTTAAACGAAGAGTTATTCCTTGATTTGGCTGACGCAAAGAAGAAGATCGAGAAGTGGAGAAAGTACTACAACGAAGAGCGACCCCGCTCTTCGATTGGGGCGAAAACTCCAAATGCTTTTGAAGAGGAATTTGAGATTAACGACGCAGGACCACTCAAGAAGAAAGTGGGTTAA
- a CDS encoding HNH endonuclease: MRPRTSGAAVRFCRENVYIRDNYTCQYCNTKLPAKQLTLDHVVPASQNGPKNWTNVVSACRECNQKKANRTPRTANMPLLTEPRAPNWLPTLQLEISEDHVPPDWAPYLRLSTG, translated from the coding sequence GTGAGACCTCGAACCTCCGGCGCGGCCGTCCGGTTCTGTCGAGAAAATGTTTATATCCGCGATAATTACACCTGCCAATACTGCAATACGAAACTTCCCGCCAAACAACTCACTTTAGATCACGTCGTTCCCGCTTCGCAAAATGGCCCCAAAAACTGGACAAATGTCGTTTCCGCCTGCCGCGAGTGCAATCAGAAAAAAGCAAATCGCACGCCTCGCACCGCAAATATGCCTTTACTGACAGAGCCTCGCGCACCAAACTGGTTGCCGACATTACAATTAGAAATCAGCGAGGACCACGTCCCCCCTGATTGGGCGCCCTACTTAAGGCTAAGTACAGGATAA
- a CDS encoding MFS transporter, producing the protein MLALGFSSGLPFMLVGNTLGFWLRESGITLATIGFLSWVGLAYSLKFLWAPLIDKADAPVIGKILGRRRGWMVLSQVLIGGALVGMSIIKPEGGLMIFTGLAALAAFASATQDIVVDAWRIEVSDASEDMALLSSAYQLGYRASLLLTDAIILIVAASVGWALSYSIMGALMAVGFVATLLAVEPGRNITSHQTETIWTARGIFDAVCGPFIAFFKQHGNKALLILAAVSLYRLSDFMMGPMANPFYADIGITKETVGAVRGSVGLVASVVGVAAGGLAAVRFGFISTLLVGAVIGPASNLGFALLALLGARNDVFTAAMVIDNFASGFAGTALVGYMSSLTTFGYTATQYALLSSFYALLGKVLKGFSGVMVQTFSEGRTLMEGYALFFVSTALVGIPALLLCVLLVRSNRVVK; encoded by the coding sequence ATGTTAGCTCTAGGATTTTCTTCCGGTTTGCCCTTTATGCTGGTGGGAAATACTTTGGGGTTTTGGTTGCGTGAATCCGGCATTACGCTGGCAACCATTGGCTTTCTTTCTTGGGTGGGTTTGGCTTATTCGCTTAAGTTTTTATGGGCTCCACTGATTGATAAAGCGGATGCACCGGTCATTGGAAAGATTTTAGGTCGCCGCCGTGGATGGATGGTGCTTTCACAAGTTCTTATTGGGGGCGCCCTGGTTGGGATGTCGATCATCAAGCCTGAAGGCGGCTTGATGATATTCACAGGTTTGGCGGCACTGGCGGCGTTTGCTTCCGCCACTCAGGATATTGTCGTCGACGCCTGGCGGATCGAAGTCTCTGATGCCAGTGAAGACATGGCTCTTCTTTCTTCAGCCTACCAACTGGGATATCGCGCCTCACTTTTATTAACAGACGCTATCATTCTTATTGTCGCGGCCTCTGTCGGATGGGCTCTGTCTTATTCTATCATGGGTGCTCTGATGGCCGTGGGATTTGTCGCAACACTTCTGGCGGTCGAACCAGGACGCAACATCACCAGCCATCAAACGGAAACAATCTGGACTGCGCGAGGAATCTTCGATGCGGTCTGTGGTCCCTTCATCGCCTTCTTCAAACAACATGGCAACAAAGCTCTTCTTATTCTTGCGGCGGTCAGCCTGTATCGCCTTTCCGACTTTATGATGGGCCCCATGGCTAACCCCTTTTATGCGGATATTGGCATCACTAAGGAAACTGTCGGCGCTGTTCGCGGTTCTGTCGGTTTGGTTGCCTCTGTGGTAGGCGTTGCCGCCGGAGGGTTGGCGGCAGTTCGTTTCGGTTTTATTTCCACTCTTCTTGTCGGAGCCGTCATCGGTCCCGCCTCAAACCTCGGTTTTGCTTTGTTGGCGCTTTTGGGCGCGCGCAATGATGTCTTCACCGCCGCTATGGTGATAGATAACTTTGCCTCGGGTTTTGCCGGAACTGCTTTGGTGGGCTATATGTCAAGTCTCACGACTTTTGGATATACGGCAACCCAATATGCTCTGCTAAGTTCTTTCTATGCCCTTTTAGGAAAAGTGCTGAAGGGCTTTTCTGGGGTCATGGTCCAAACTTTTTCAGAGGGCCGAACATTGATGGAAGGTTATGCCCTTTTCTTTGTCAGCACAGCTCTTGTGGGCATTCCAGCCCTTTTACTTTGCGTTTTGTTGGTTCGAAGCAACAGGGTCGTTAAATAA
- a CDS encoding DarT ssDNA thymidine ADP-ribosyltransferase family protein — protein MPAQKPDAQEICDSIDCLREELWLGDSRKWWPKYLVHFTDIKNAIQIISEGKLLSRSALGSRGGIPLDVANQEIIGSTRSAVTEHVRLYFKPRPPMQYQIEGFRPSRTDKHCPVPVVFLFDSKAVLSLANSKFSAGNLASSNATLMSSADDFIQLPFKDIYHDQAFHPNMDSDDRQKIIFHRHAEVVVPDQLPLDGFLRNIWCRSKAEKETLVHHLSYKAWKKYKDKIGANPKYPLFYERWTFIKDVQLSKEKIVVKFHPAVSASDRGPFHFRLNISEAGKPVHKKRYFVEERNYSCVEPVIVNVDDIPYKEYKVQCLIDGKLAYESAYYDFDDIF, from the coding sequence ATGCCCGCCCAAAAGCCTGATGCCCAAGAAATATGTGACTCTATCGATTGTCTTCGCGAGGAGCTTTGGCTTGGTGATTCTCGAAAGTGGTGGCCCAAATATTTAGTCCATTTCACGGATATAAAAAATGCGATACAGATCATCTCTGAAGGCAAGTTACTTAGTCGTTCCGCTTTAGGTTCTCGTGGAGGAATCCCTTTAGATGTTGCAAATCAAGAAATTATTGGAAGTACACGCTCTGCTGTAACAGAACATGTGCGCTTGTATTTTAAACCTCGTCCTCCAATGCAATATCAGATTGAAGGCTTTCGTCCTAGCCGTACAGATAAGCATTGCCCTGTGCCTGTCGTATTTCTTTTCGACTCCAAAGCTGTTTTATCTTTGGCAAACTCAAAGTTTAGTGCGGGAAATTTAGCCTCGAGTAATGCAACTCTAATGTCATCAGCGGATGATTTTATACAACTGCCATTCAAAGATATTTATCATGATCAGGCTTTTCATCCGAATATGGATTCTGATGATAGGCAAAAGATTATCTTTCACAGACATGCTGAAGTTGTAGTTCCTGATCAGTTGCCATTAGATGGGTTCTTAAGAAATATTTGGTGTAGGTCGAAGGCTGAAAAAGAAACTTTAGTACATCATCTTTCGTATAAGGCATGGAAGAAATATAAAGACAAGATTGGTGCGAATCCAAAATATCCACTTTTTTACGAAAGATGGACTTTTATTAAAGATGTACAGCTATCGAAAGAAAAGATCGTTGTAAAGTTTCATCCAGCAGTGAGTGCCTCTGATAGAGGACCATTTCACTTTCGCTTAAATATCAGTGAGGCTGGTAAGCCAGTTCATAAAAAACGTTATTTTGTTGAAGAGCGCAATTATTCTTGCGTAGAGCCTGTGATTGTTAATGTTGATGACATACCCTACAAAGAATATAAGGTTCAATGCTTAATCGATGGAAAGTTGGCATATGAATCAGCTTACTATGACTTTGATGACATTTTCTAA
- a CDS encoding peptidylprolyl isomerase, translating into MRRVLAFNYVLKGPDGNVLDASENGQPLPFLEGAGQIIPKLEEEIKDLKEGDKKTVKLAAKDAYGEVKDNMFMDVPKQELAHLPQLEVGAHLRLELGHGAHIVRVSKISDDSVTLDGNHPLAGQDLEFAIEMVLIREATTEEVLHGHPHGLHGNAGH; encoded by the coding sequence ATGAGAAGAGTTTTGGCATTCAACTATGTTTTAAAGGGACCTGATGGAAACGTTTTAGATGCTTCTGAAAACGGTCAGCCACTTCCGTTTCTTGAGGGCGCAGGCCAGATCATTCCTAAGTTGGAAGAAGAAATCAAAGATCTTAAAGAAGGCGACAAAAAAACTGTGAAGCTTGCCGCAAAAGATGCTTATGGCGAAGTGAAAGATAACATGTTCATGGATGTTCCTAAGCAAGAGCTTGCGCACCTTCCGCAACTTGAAGTGGGCGCGCATCTTCGTTTGGAATTGGGCCATGGCGCGCACATCGTGCGAGTTTCAAAAATTTCCGACGACTCTGTGACTCTTGACGGAAATCATCCTTTGGCGGGACAAGATTTGGAATTTGCGATTGAAATGGTTTTAATTCGTGAAGCAACGACTGAAGAAGTTTTGCATGGACACCCCCACGGTCTGCACGGAAACGCGGGTCACTAA
- a CDS encoding DUF488 domain-containing protein, producing MKVQKSTKTADKPFFTVGHSTRSLAEFVHLLQAEDIKLVVDVRTVPRSRTNPQYNKDTLPEDLAAFKIGYRHLTELGGLRSKSKVVPTQENGFWQNSSFHNYADYALSEDFLQGLDKLIKLGRKKRCAIMCSEAVWWRCHRRIISDYLLARGETVFHLMGKDRIEPAHLTAGAKIKSERKIVYPLSKVA from the coding sequence ATGAAGGTGCAAAAATCCACAAAGACAGCAGACAAACCTTTTTTTACCGTGGGACATTCCACGCGAAGCCTTGCAGAATTTGTGCATCTTTTGCAGGCCGAAGATATTAAGCTGGTCGTCGATGTTCGCACAGTCCCAAGATCTCGCACAAATCCGCAATACAACAAAGACACCCTTCCGGAAGATTTAGCCGCTTTCAAAATCGGCTATCGCCATCTTACCGAACTAGGAGGCTTGCGAAGCAAAAGCAAAGTCGTACCCACCCAGGAAAACGGATTCTGGCAGAATAGCAGTTTTCATAATTACGCGGACTATGCCTTGTCGGAAGATTTCTTGCAGGGTCTGGATAAGCTAATAAAACTAGGAAGAAAAAAACGTTGCGCAATAATGTGCTCTGAAGCCGTATGGTGGCGCTGTCATCGCAGAATTATTTCAGACTATCTTTTGGCCCGAGGCGAAACAGTTTTTCACTTAATGGGAAAAGATCGCATCGAGCCCGCACACCTAACCGCGGGAGCAAAAATAAAATCGGAGCGAAAAATCGTTTATCCCCTGTCGAAGGTGGCTTAA
- a CDS encoding 3-oxoacyl-[acyl-carrier-protein] synthase III C-terminal domain-containing protein, with protein sequence MYLQNFHSIQPPYLRNQSDGLKWLAAIYKAAQKDQAYSEQEYAKLLSRVACSETQIATRSFFIPDAQHTDWEKNKIYPVKEAPRGVSMHHRHEFYHKTVVELFNKLYAERAFPDDIIHVSCTGYVSPSAAQMVAVKAPKPVTVTHSYHMGCYGAFPALRMASGFLANQEILGKKNAVDLVHTELCSLHLNPQDPSLEQMVIQSLFADGVIAYSMTSEKPLKGFKVHSLYEELVPDTTDAMEWMVSDWGMKMTLSKDVPTMVGKKICEFTYRWLNARGLDPAEFSKSALFAVHPGGPKIIDQVVKQMNLKDHQVQASRALLKERGNMSSATLPHLWEKILNDDAIPSGTPIISYAFGPGLTLCAGLMEKL encoded by the coding sequence ATGTACTTACAAAACTTTCACTCCATTCAGCCCCCTTATCTTAGAAACCAAAGCGACGGTCTTAAATGGCTGGCCGCTATTTATAAAGCGGCCCAAAAAGATCAGGCCTACTCGGAACAGGAATATGCAAAACTTCTTTCGCGGGTGGCGTGCTCTGAAACACAGATCGCGACACGAAGCTTTTTTATTCCGGATGCGCAGCACACGGACTGGGAAAAAAATAAGATCTATCCAGTCAAAGAAGCTCCTCGCGGCGTCAGCATGCACCACCGACACGAGTTCTATCACAAAACAGTCGTAGAACTTTTTAACAAGCTTTATGCGGAACGAGCTTTTCCTGACGACATTATTCATGTCAGTTGCACGGGTTATGTCTCGCCAAGTGCAGCGCAAATGGTGGCTGTAAAAGCGCCAAAGCCAGTTACGGTGACTCACTCTTATCATATGGGCTGTTATGGAGCCTTTCCGGCTTTGCGAATGGCCTCGGGTTTTTTGGCGAATCAGGAAATTCTAGGCAAGAAGAATGCCGTGGACTTAGTCCATACTGAACTTTGCAGTCTGCATTTAAATCCACAAGATCCTTCGCTCGAACAAATGGTGATTCAAAGTCTTTTTGCCGATGGTGTGATTGCCTATTCGATGACTTCGGAAAAGCCTCTGAAGGGATTCAAAGTTCATTCCCTTTACGAAGAACTCGTCCCGGACACGACCGACGCCATGGAGTGGATGGTTTCAGATTGGGGCATGAAAATGACGCTATCTAAAGACGTTCCGACGATGGTCGGAAAAAAAATCTGTGAGTTCACCTATCGCTGGTTGAATGCGCGTGGTTTGGACCCCGCGGAATTTTCTAAAAGTGCCCTTTTTGCCGTTCACCCCGGTGGTCCCAAAATCATTGATCAAGTCGTAAAACAGATGAATCTGAAGGATCACCAAGTTCAAGCCAGCCGAGCCCTGCTTAAAGAACGAGGCAACATGTCGTCAGCGACATTGCCTCATCTTTGGGAAAAAATCTTAAACGATGACGCTATTCCTTCAGGCACGCCGATAATCAGCTATGCATTCGGGCCGGGCCTCACACTATGTGCCGGATTGATGGAGAAGTTATGA
- a CDS encoding macro domain-containing protein has protein sequence MITYVNGDIFTTPAKVLVNPVNTEGVMGKGLAKQFKSLFPEMFPRYQEVCEKKLLIPGKLWLYKTDNKWVLNFPTKTTWRQPSRVEYIEAGLAKFRDTYSKYGISSISFPKLGCGNGELDWNTQVQPLMKKYLENIPIDVFIHLHDVGVASQPEHKNLADMKHWLRTEPQLLAYEEVLRDLRSAVILNSEFVNPITKRGFTIEFDDDLNGIIFNNKSLVTNEEMTDVWGTLRRFGYLSKQVVNYSLEGIYGEILGLLSSLPYCELVRVTGDYKEFVSSDFDSIGIQLVPDSTNSQVRKSNVIEPKVFNARPKA, from the coding sequence TTGATTACATATGTCAACGGAGACATTTTTACAACGCCGGCAAAAGTGTTGGTTAATCCTGTAAACACAGAAGGTGTTATGGGGAAAGGTTTAGCCAAGCAATTTAAGTCGTTATTTCCAGAAATGTTTCCTCGTTATCAGGAAGTCTGCGAAAAGAAGCTTTTAATTCCTGGCAAACTTTGGCTTTATAAAACCGACAACAAATGGGTTCTTAATTTTCCAACTAAAACCACTTGGAGACAGCCTTCGAGAGTTGAGTATATCGAAGCTGGCTTAGCTAAATTCCGCGATACATATTCCAAGTATGGAATTAGCAGCATTTCATTTCCAAAACTAGGCTGCGGAAATGGTGAGCTTGATTGGAATACTCAAGTTCAACCTCTGATGAAGAAATATTTGGAAAACATTCCTATTGATGTCTTCATTCATTTACATGATGTCGGTGTCGCATCTCAACCTGAGCATAAAAACTTAGCTGACATGAAACATTGGCTACGAACAGAGCCACAGCTACTGGCATATGAAGAAGTTTTGCGAGACTTAAGAAGTGCAGTCATATTGAACTCAGAGTTTGTTAATCCAATCACTAAAAGAGGTTTCACAATTGAATTTGATGATGACCTTAATGGAATTATTTTTAATAACAAATCGTTGGTAACGAATGAAGAGATGACTGATGTATGGGGCACTTTGCGACGGTTTGGTTATTTGAGTAAGCAGGTCGTGAATTACTCTTTAGAAGGTATATATGGTGAGATTTTAGGATTATTGTCTTCGCTGCCATATTGTGAACTTGTTCGAGTTACTGGAGACTATAAAGAGTTTGTTAGTAGCGACTTTGATAGCATCGGGATTCAACTAGTTCCTGATTCTACAAACTCTCAAGTTAGAAAATCGAACGTGATCGAACCAAAGGTTTTCAATGCCCGCCCAAAAGCCTGA
- a CDS encoding GNAT family N-acetyltransferase, which yields MNYEIRQITTQDLLPLRQRVLKPFLSVEQCEVDGDYLKSTFHFGLYVDGTLATIATFVQEPHPDFPSKLSYRLRGMATDSTHQGQGLGGRLLTYGENFLKKQGCDFIWFNARIKAFPFYEKLGFQYYGPLFDIKDIGPHKVMYKSLIPR from the coding sequence GTGAATTACGAAATCAGACAAATAACCACTCAAGACCTTCTGCCCCTTCGGCAGCGAGTGCTCAAACCGTTTTTAAGTGTCGAACAATGTGAGGTCGATGGTGACTATCTAAAGTCAACATTTCACTTCGGTCTTTATGTCGACGGCACCCTTGCCACGATCGCCACATTCGTACAGGAACCACATCCTGACTTTCCGTCAAAACTTTCCTATCGCTTGCGCGGAATGGCCACGGATTCTACGCATCAAGGACAAGGTTTGGGCGGACGACTGCTGACCTATGGGGAAAACTTTCTGAAAAAACAAGGCTGTGATTTCATCTGGTTCAATGCCCGAATTAAAGCCTTTCCCTTCTATGAAAAACTGGGTTTTCAGTACTACGGTCCCTTGTTCGATATCAAAGATATCGGGCCCCATAAAGTCATGTACAAGAGTTTGATTCCTCGTTAA
- a CDS encoding tyrosine-type recombinase/integrase, which yields MNCSWSSKNGIKSTKSGADRLIDIAPSLLALLRELKAQAEDQHWVLPRNDRWDRGQQAKDLRMFLQVVGLPQIRFHDLRATWATLLLAQGVQPFKVMAMGGRNDMETMILYKEGGIEHQRCYEGF from the coding sequence GTGAATTGCTCCTGGAGCTCAAAGAACGGGATTAAATCAACTAAGTCGGGGGCCGACCGCCTAATTGACATTGCGCCTTCTCTTTTGGCGCTTCTAAGAGAATTGAAAGCTCAAGCTGAGGATCAGCATTGGGTCCTCCCTAGAAATGATAGATGGGATCGAGGGCAACAGGCAAAAGATCTCAGGATGTTCCTTCAAGTTGTGGGTTTACCCCAAATCCGCTTCCATGACCTGAGAGCAACTTGGGCGACACTCCTGCTGGCGCAAGGAGTTCAACCCTTTAAAGTCATGGCAATGGGTGGACGGAACGACATGGAAACTATGATTTTATATAAGGAAGGCGGGATTGAACACCAAAGATGCTATGAAGGGTTTTGA
- a CDS encoding NAD(P)/FAD-dependent oxidoreductase, protein MSAKKVVIVGGGFAGLKAARALGNKDEVSVTLIDRRNYHLFQPLLYQVATAGLSPAEISGPIRGLLSKYQNIAVFLDNVKAVDLTKRRLEVSDRSVEYDYLILACGAKHSYFAHPEWEENAPGLKTLEQATEIRRRLLIAFELAEKEEDPEKQKQHLTFVIVGGGPTGVELAGAIAEISRHTLTEDFRRIDPSRTRVLLIEAGKRILAAFDESLSRKAARDLEDLGVQIWTNTRVTDVKATSVVLGDEVVKASTILWAAGVQPSSLNKTLGVPLDPGGRVIIEKDLSLKEHKEVFVLGDQACYIATDGKPLPGLASVAMQQGEHAATEILQEIHGKPRSEFRYRDKGQMATIGRRKAIAQIHRLKFSGFFAWLLWLFIHVYYLIGFKNKVFVIWQWAYAYFTFKRGARLIVDKEWRSQSKSS, encoded by the coding sequence ATGTCAGCTAAAAAAGTTGTCATCGTCGGTGGTGGATTTGCAGGCTTAAAGGCGGCGCGGGCCTTAGGCAATAAAGACGAAGTCTCAGTGACTTTGATTGACCGTCGTAACTATCATCTTTTTCAACCTCTTCTGTATCAGGTGGCGACAGCAGGTCTTTCTCCGGCTGAAATTTCCGGCCCCATTCGAGGCCTGCTTTCCAAGTATCAAAACATCGCCGTTTTCCTAGATAATGTGAAGGCCGTGGATCTAACAAAGCGTCGCCTGGAAGTGTCTGATCGCAGTGTTGAATATGATTATCTAATTCTGGCTTGTGGCGCCAAACACAGTTATTTCGCACATCCCGAATGGGAAGAAAATGCCCCCGGTTTAAAAACATTGGAACAAGCCACGGAAATTCGGCGACGTCTTTTAATTGCCTTTGAACTTGCCGAAAAAGAAGAAGACCCAGAAAAACAGAAACAACATCTGACTTTCGTGATTGTCGGCGGAGGTCCCACCGGAGTCGAACTTGCCGGTGCCATTGCGGAAATAAGTCGACACACCTTAACAGAAGACTTCAGACGGATCGATCCTTCCCGAACACGGGTGCTCTTGATTGAAGCAGGAAAAAGAATTCTTGCGGCATTTGATGAATCATTGTCGCGGAAAGCAGCGCGGGATCTTGAAGATTTAGGTGTGCAGATCTGGACAAACACGCGAGTCACCGACGTTAAAGCAACGTCCGTTGTTCTTGGTGATGAGGTTGTTAAAGCCTCTACTATTTTGTGGGCCGCCGGTGTGCAGCCTTCGAGTTTGAATAAAACTTTGGGAGTGCCCTTAGATCCTGGCGGCCGGGTTATCATTGAAAAGGATTTAAGCCTGAAAGAACATAAAGAGGTTTTCGTCCTTGGTGATCAAGCTTGTTACATCGCTACTGATGGCAAACCCTTGCCGGGCTTAGCCTCTGTGGCTATGCAACAAGGCGAGCATGCCGCCACTGAAATTCTACAGGAGATTCATGGGAAACCACGAAGTGAATTTCGCTATCGCGACAAAGGACAGATGGCCACAATCGGTCGGCGCAAAGCCATTGCACAAATTCACCGCCTTAAATTCAGCGGATTTTTTGCCTGGCTTCTTTGGTTATTTATCCACGTTTACTATTTAATTGGATTTAAAAACAAAGTGTTCGTTATCTGGCAATGGGCTTATGCGTACTTTACTTTTAAGCGTGGCGCTCGCTTAATTGTCGATAAAGAGTGGCGATCACAATCCAAAAGCTCGTGA